From Xenopus tropicalis strain Nigerian chromosome 3, UCB_Xtro_10.0, whole genome shotgun sequence, the proteins below share one genomic window:
- the epo gene encoding erythropoietin precursor (The RefSeq protein has 3 substitutions compared to this genomic sequence): MGVTGLLTLLSMLFVSVKLVTCAPYKPVCDKTVVDMFIKEAREAETAMDSCNIICQFPEDIMVPETKLNLGEWNKLHVCISIPQAAEVWNGLILFTKAVPRIADFISDASLKFQVEKIHGDVRSAVHLFKSLNLQDEVQTSQSEAKTLPVRTFKKFFSVYTNFLRGKLRLLVMAVCHEASLFT, from the exons ATGGGTGTGACTG GTCTACTTACTCTGCTATCAATGTTGTTCGTTAGTGTGAAGCTCGTTACATGCGCCCCCTACAAGCCTGTCTGTGACAAAACAGTGGTGGACATGTTCATTAAAGAGGCCAGAGAAGCAGAAACAGCGATG GATTCCTGCAATATTATCTGTCAATTTCCTGAGGATATCATGGTCCCTGAAACAAAACTGAACCTCGGAGAATGGAATAAATTACATGTATGTATATCAATTCCT CAGGCGGCAGAGGTTTGGAACGGTCTCATCTTATTTACAAAAGCCGTCCCAAGGATTGCTGATTTCATCTCAGATGCCAGCTTAAAGTTCCAAGTAGAAAAAATCCACGGCGACGTCCGCAGCGTTGTACATTTATTTAAGAGCCTCAACTTGCAG GATGAAGCTCAGACATCCCAGTCAGAAGCAAAGACACTTCCAGTACGGACATTCAAAAAATTCTTTTCTGTTTACACTAATTTTTTACGAGGTAAATTGAGACTGCTTGTGATGGCAGTGTGCCACGAGGCAAGCTTATCTACGTGA
- the epo gene encoding erythropoietin isoform X1, which yields MGVTGLLTLLSMLFVSVKLVTCAPYKPVCDKTVVDMFIKEAREAETAMDSCNIICQFPEDIMVPETKLNLGEWNKLHTSQQAAEVWNGLILFTKAVPRIADFISDASLKFQVEKIHGDVRSVVHLFKSLNLQDEAQTSQSEAKTLPVRTFKKFFSVYTNFLRGKLRLLVMAVCHEASLST from the exons ATGGGTGTGACTG GTCTACTTACTCTGCTATCAATGTTGTTCGTTAGTGTGAAGCTCGTTACATGCGCCCCCTACAAGCCTGTCTGTGACAAAACAGTGGTGGACATGTTCATTAAAGAGGCCAGAGAAGCAGAAACAGCGATG GATTCCTGCAATATTATCTGTCAATTTCCTGAGGATATCATGGTCCCTGAAACAAAACTGAACCTCGGAGAATGGAATAAATTACAT ACATCCCAGCAGGCGGCAGAGGTTTGGAACGGTCTCATCTTATTTACAAAAGCCGTCCCAAGGATTGCTGATTTCATCTCAGATGCCAGCTTAAAGTTCCAAGTAGAAAAAATCCACGGCGACGTCCGCAGCGTTGTACATTTATTTAAGAGCCTCAACTTGCAG GATGAAGCTCAGACATCCCAGTCAGAAGCAAAGACACTTCCAGTACGGACATTCAAAAAATTCTTTTCTGTTTACACTAATTTTTTACGAGGTAAATTGAGACTGCTTGTGATGGCAGTGTGCCACGAGGCAAGCTTATCTACGTGA